The segment TCTGCACTAATGTGCTACCTGGATTTTAATTTACAAGTATTCTATGAGATTTTTTTGGTGGAAAGAAGTTACAAGATCAATTGGAACTTTTAAGGTGTTCCTGGTAGAAGTTGAAGGCTTGTTTTGTGTGGGTGTGGCTGCCTCTGCCCTAGAAAAAACAACCACATGTATTGATTTTAATCTTTGGATCTGGTTTCTGTAGCACTTAATTATGAATTGGTAGATTATTATTGATTCCCATATTCAGATTGACCTTTTTCAACAAAAAGCGACTTCAATTTTCTTTGGGAAGTTGATTGATTGATAATTGTTTTGTCCTATAATGGAATTTTGTCATTGGgtgatctaattatttaatttccttgAGCTTGAGATAAAAACTATTAACTTAGTtcggttaaaaaaaattacaagaaaacttcatattttatacatttatcAAGTATTccaaattaaaaagtaatattaaagaGGTGCACCCTTTTAAGTGTAGAATTTAAACATTTAAGAGGtctattgatattatatttgaactaaGTTACAAATACGTGAGATCCTTAAGTCAAgcaaaaataaactcaaactgaaaTCAACACAAATTGAGTTGCAAGTAAATCGAGAGTAACTAGACCTATATGCAACcctaataaaaatacattaatttatataaataaattaataagaaatgtacgtaaatatagtattattcCCTTGATATGATAAAAAATCAGTTTATAAATTGGAAAATCGACAATGAATTTGGCTTTActaataataagtattaattttagtgttaaataataatgtgttaaaATACgactgaatattattttatttttaatttaaaattatctaattatatagtaacatatcatcattaatataatatatataattttaatgttttgaaaaatggATTTATGCTAAAAGACAAGAttataatcaaagaaaaaataaatgaaatatttgaaaaaaaaaaaaaaaagaaggaccAAAAGACAAGAATATGCTCAAATATGCTTGCTTTTAGGTAAAGCAAAGTCTTTgagtttagggaaaaaaaatgcaaaattctACATCTTTCTTgacttaaaatcataaaagtaTTCCACTAGGGTCACACAAGATAATGTGTAATCTTGAGATTACATATGAAAAAgtataatttggtttgaattactcttgaaaatattttaattcaacaaattcccaattttttatatacaattcaaCCTAATCAAGTCTTTATTATTGTGATTCcaatatttatagtttaaaaattttataatattttcaaatattaaagagCTTTGGTTCCGAGTAACATATAATTGTCTcactaattatattatttaatttattaaataataaaaaattttaataatattttattattaaattaacataacaaataatataaagtataatctaattttattattaaaatatttcatattaatcttaattttattatacttttactattattaaatttttagaacaaaatCTGTTATTGTTCAAAATCGTACCCTCATTGTCTCTTGCACGAAATTGTGCCATTTTGCTGCTTTACATTAGCCATAACATTGAAACATTAACAATTGGTCTCATTAAGTAAGATGACcaataaaagatgaaatttgATGGTTGGATTGTTGAACTTGAAATCATAAAACTTAACCTATCACATAGTCGTCTCATGATATTCATCGCACATTCACTTGTATTATTGTTGAAATCggcattaaaattttttttataataattattaaacttttttatcgTATTCTatcattaatcaaatataataattatttattaatattaatttgacgGGCAAAACAATAATTTAGTAATGATTAAGTAATccttgagtaatttttttaataattaacaaattattattaaatttctatcactttcatcatcttctgtatttgacacaagacccaaccaaactaaacaaaatcaacaacaatttgacacaagacccatcaaaccaaacaaaatcaacaacaaCAATGGAGTTCACGCCACAGCAGCTTCTTCAGTACAACGGTACCGACTCTTCAAAGCCCATCTACGTTGCGATCAAAGGCCGCGTGTTCGATGTGACCACTGGCAGATCCTTTTACGGCCCAGGTGGTGCGTACGCGATGTTCGCAGGCAAAGATGCGAGCAGAGCTCTGGCAAAAATGAGCAAGAATGACGAGGACATCACTCCCTCTCTCGATGGTCTGTCCGAGAAAGAGATTGGTGTTCTGGATGATTGGGAGAAGAAGTTCGAAGCCAAGTACCCAGTTGTTGGTCGTGTTGCTTCTTAAAGTTTAGCCCTTTGTCATGTTATAACTATTATGGTTAAGCATACGCATGTAATTCCGTGTGTGTTTGTGTTTATGGGGATTTTATGTCCTGGAATGACTGAATGTGTTTAAAAGATGTTAACTTTGTACTAAAGTTATCTGTGTGTTGGCTTGGAAGGATTGTGTATTATCAGAACTTGCTGGTATTGCGAATAAATCGAGTAATAAAATGAATTGGGTTGTGTGAATCTGTCTTtccaattctttttattttgtttggctTGCATTTGTGTGCTGTGTCCATAGTTTGTTCGATTTGTTTGTACTATGATTCATTTAATTCCTGCATTGAATTTGAGATCCTTGTTGGTCTCTTTGGTTCGCTAAGATGCCTCTGAATGTGAGTCTCTATAGAAATCTATATGGATGTTGGATTGCATATAAATAAAGGAGGATGGAGTGAGTTTGGAAACTTTGTTCACTTTCAGAAGTTATTTCTAGGGTGAATGCTTATGTCTACGTATCTGAAGCTTGATTCTGCTAGTCTTTTGATAGGAACTTTAGTTTCTAGTGTGTGTGGTTATTCTGAGTGATCTTCTGTGGGGAGCTTTAGTTTCTAGGATGTGTGGTTGTGCTGACTTCTTGTGTGTTGGTTGGTTGGTAAAAGGTTTTAGAATTTTGCTGCTCTTGGATAAGAGCTATGTTATGTTGTTGTagtataaaaggaaaaattggcAGCCCATAAACCGAGATTGGTGAACATAGACTTTTTACGGCTTTTTCTTGTGTATATAtgttctattaaaaaaaaaaaaaattatggtgtTTTTTATACAATCTGATAATAGATACACCATAATCTCATAACAGATTATGGTGTATATGAAGCTTGATTTTGCTTATCTTTTGAGAGGAACTTTGGTTTCTAGGATGTGTAGTTATTCTGACTGATTTTTTGAGGGGAGCTTTAGTTTCTACTTTCTAGGATGTGTAGTTTTGCTGACTTCTTGTGTATTAGTTGGTTGGTAAAAGGTTATAGAATTTTGCAGGTCTTGGGTAAGAATTAGGGTATGCTGTCGTAGTATAAAGGAAAAATTGGCAGGGAATAGACCGAGATTGGTGAATATAGACTTTTGATAGCTTTTTCTTGTGTATCTGTTTTATTCAAAGGGATTATGGTGTTTTTGTAGTTCTGCTTGTTTGTCAGGAATATGAAAGATACAATCTGATAACagattacataatttttttctgtgATTGCGCAAGTTGAATACAAATTGGTACGTGGAGCCTGAGGAATACTAGTTGAATTGGATTGTCTTGACCAAGTAGAATTGTCAGTTGTAGTTTATTTATAGCCCTTGTCTGGCTGAAGTAGGAGTATCGGTTTCAAAAAGTGTCCAAACTGAACggtaatttctttctttctattatGTCGGTAGTTTTCAAAGGGTTTTAGGATAGGCAATCCTTCTTTTTCAAAGAGTTCTAGGGTTCATGGGAGGTGTGAGCGATGTCTTAAGATTTGGTCAAGGGCGTCTGGGTTTTGGCTGGTTGGActaatgacaaattaaataaacaatagaTTAATGTTCAACCTAACAGAATTATGGCTTGATGGTATATAGTGCATAGTCTTTACTAGATGGACTCAATTCAACTGCAATTGCAAGATTTTTTTCACTCTCGAATTTGGCCAAGTCAATTGTTGGAGGTCTGGCAGTGGCAGCGCTGGTGGTGCTGGCAGAGTAGGGATTGCACGGTGCAGTCACAGCAAATTGCAATGGGTGTGCGCCTGCTGGTGAGCTAAAGTTGTCTGAGATTCGGTTTGATGAAATGGGTGTGTGGCCGGCCGTTGCACCTTGGTCTGTCCATAGTTGAGAGaacttgtttttttgtttttccctcCCTTTGGTCCAATGttaattaaacttaaacatCAACCTGAACCAAATTGACCACCGGCTCTTAGTCAAACCAGTTTGATCAGTTGGTCTGGTTTTAAAACACTAGATGTGAGCGGGTTTCGAATATGGCGATTCTACTGGAGAGGACTTCCTGAATATCTAGGACAAGCATCACTACTTGTAAAAATACATCTAAGATGAAGCCGTCAGGAAGAATACCTTGAATGCAATTTCGTAAATGGGAAACTGCCTTGCAATGATATTTGCCTGTCAAGATAAGCTTCTGTGACACAAACTGGTGTTCTCTACCAGTTTGTGAGGAACGCTGACAATGGCATCTGGATTTTACTCTATGTTTCATTGAACAGTAATCATGAGATTTgaacattttgatacaagatttTGATATCGGATTGTATGAAGCCTGTACCTAGGAAAAACTTTGGCTTTTCTGTCTCATGAATTGAGCTGTAGAATGAGCATTATCAGTCCCTCATCTTGttcaaataaaacattacttGAACAGTATTATGTTACAATCCTAAATGTAAGATATGAGCTTTGAATCTatcattagaaaatataaatttatatggttTTGGACTTCTAAATCTCAACAATTAGCTCTCAGGGTCTAATTCTACTAAGGTTCCAATGAATTGTTTGGCACGGTACCTACCAGTACTATCTTCTCTTCTATCTCTTACACTGTACAGGAAAGTGCCTAAAACTATTTTAACAGTTAAAACTatgattgaatttgattcgaattgtttaagttcaaatttatcaaattaaattcgagttaaaagattaagtttatttttataaaatgggttgagtttaaattgatttgaacattttattttgaatcaattcaTATGGAatccaaaattattttcaatccaAATTCGAGTTTTAATTTGTCAATTTCATACTGACTCATTTAGATTCAAGTTGATCTTGAACTagattttattttggttttgtcCAAATCAAATCCAACTATAAAACATGACATGTTACAGCATATTACATTTAATTGTCATCATAACAAAAATACTTcggaataatattataaatacgtagagtagtgttatatgcacaaataacgatgtgtcattatatgattagatagataaaaattaaagataaaacaagaTCTAATCACACGGTGACaaatcattatttgtgtataaagttatacgtataattttattttattaaaatacgtataatatgatattacCTTTTTAGTATCACAACATTttctttacaataaaattatgcgtatccatctcaaatatataaataggtatacacttaatatgtatcatcatatgattgagtgattttgaactaagaataaaataactcaattacataataatacatataaatatatattatttatatactcaaaataaatacatataatatttttctttttcttattttttctatttttaacttGGGAAAGTGCATTTGTTAATgaatattgaataataatactaaaattgGGCAAACATAGTCAcctcaaatattatcttttatcgGCTTGCTGCAGTTTAACTCATAGTCAGCTGCAGCCCACTTCAATTACCAAGAGCCCAACCAACTGATTTAAACTAAGGGTGGGTTTGGTTTGatctaaattgagtttaaataaagattaattcaaatttagtttgattcttaaatgataaatttgatattgaGTTCAGttaatttgattgataaataGTAATGCAAAAGAAGGAGAACCATCAATAAGgttagatttgagttgaatcGAGTTTAAACATATGTTGGcttcaaattcgatttgaatcttaaataattatattgatttagagtttaaactcatttaaattaGTCGAAAGTATTGTTGTAAGTTGATGacaagataaatagtatcattgaCGTGATAAATTATATCTCTAACAAGATGAATGATATCATCAATTAGAGGACTCGAATTGagttattaaattgaaattctaactgaaattcagtttgaatcgaGTTAAACactaatttgagtttaagttggCTCGATATAAGTCCAACTTTAGTCGCCATTCACTagccaaataaaaaaaaggagaaaaataaaaagaatcatTAAAGAAGACTCATcgatgaaataaattttgttacaatAACATCATTGAGACATCAATCTCAAATATGATTAGACTCAAACCGAATCGAGctcaaacttaagttaattGAGTTTGGGTCGCCCTCAAGGGAGttgaaattaaactcaaatcaagtttgattaTAATACTAAGTTAAGTTCAGATTGATATTATAGTTAatctaaaatcaatcaaaacaacgttgttttagtgtatattaaataaaacgatatcattttaacatattcaaattaaactttttcaaattcataaatttgataaattaaatatttctaaactcaaactttaagtttgagcttaatcttaaatataatcatataaaatcattaaattttagtttaaatcatttgaattaaacaaatttaagacgatcttaacttaaattcaacCCTAATGTCAAGATAAACTTGAGGTCCACGGACTTAATTTTTTCAGTTGAAACTTGGTGCATTCGAGCCGCATATTGCTAAGATCAAACGCACCCCAATTTATAAACCAATAAGAATGAGTACTCAGCTAAAAACTTCACACCTCATCAGAATCATCATCAccatctaataaaaaaaatcaggCGGTTAGATATCTCTGAAGAAGTGGAGGAACTGTTGAAGAATTTGTTCTCTTTCATAGAGGATTCATGAATGCACCGATTTATTGACCAAAATGACTTATTCTGTAAGTCATTCCTGAATACAACATACAACCCTGCCTTTTCCTCCatgttttctttcttcaaatccACAAAAAAAACTGAATCAAAACCAAACTAAACACTAATCTTTTTTATCTCCCGAAGCTCCAAATCTAATCCCATATCTgtcttttctttattctttctttttcattaagaAAAGGATATATATTTCTCAAAAACAATTCTTTCTCTTGTTTTAATCTagtaaataattgattttctttttacaaaTCTGTTTGtgttttatcatataattcaaaGCCCCTTTCCATCTCCGTCAGATGTCTATTAGAAACCCTTTATACACAAACCCCAAGCCCTGTAAGCATCTTGCAGATTACAAGCTTAAGAATGGCTTGAGTGGGTTCAAATCACTGCAAAACTTGCTCAAAACCAATCCAAATGGAAAGTCAAGTGTTAAAATCCACCCAACAGAAATACCCAGATGCAGTTTTTGTAATGGGTATCAGGAAAGATTATATATTTGCTTGATTTGCTCGTCGGTTTCATGTTCTATTCATTGTGTTTCTCATACTGAGTCTGAGACTGGCCATGATATAGCTGTGGATATTGAAAGATCAGAGCTTTATTGTGTTGTGTGTTGTGATCAGGTTTATGATcctgattttgataagattGTGATGTTAAAACACATCACCGATTTACCAAGAAACAGGAATGGAATTGATGAGGCCGGTGGTGTTATGAGGAGATCAAGTAAGAGGAGGAGACTGTTAGCAGGGGAACAATTggatttgaagaattcaaagctTCTGATTTCAATGAGAGATCAGAGAGCTAAATCATGTTATCCATTGGGTTTGAGAGGCTTGAATAATTTGGGCAATACTTGTTTCATGAATAGTGTGTTGCAAGCTCTGCTTCATGCTTTCCCTTTTAGAAATCACTTCTTGAGTGATCAGCAAAACCATGAAGTATGCAGGAAAAAATCATCAGATCGTTTATGTTTACATTGTGACATTGTTGTTATCTTCTCAGCTGTGTTTTCTGGCGATCGGACCCCATATAGCCCTGCTCAGTTTCTTTACAGGTCTGCCATTGATTGATTTTCAGCATATGTAGATATTTTCGTTCATTGGTTTATATCAAGTATTTATGCAACTTCTTTAGGATGTATGACAATGCATGGTTAGTTGATTCACTTTGAGCTCTTCTGATAGAAATGGGGGACACGTTATTTGAACAGTCCATGAGcttcatatttttcatagaaTTGTTATCTGATTTGGAATTATGTAAGGTGTTGGTGGCTTTTCAAAGTTTTgctatatgattgaatatgttTTCATGTGATTGAAGTTGGCATATGTTGGGGTTGTATAGGTGACTCTGAGTGAAACCACATGGAGTATCTAGAAATGATGAAATCATTTCTGTTTGTTCGGATCTCATGTTTGCTAATTTATATCTGGTCCTAGATCTCTTCTTGGTTGCTCCGATCATTTCTCTTAAATGTATAGAGATGAACTTACTCctgcaataataaaaattttgtttttatttgaagTTGGTGGCGGCATTCAGCAAATCTAGCTAGTTATGAGCAGCAGGATGCTCATGAGTTCTTCATTTCAGTGTTGGACGGGATCCATGAGAAGGAGGGCAAGGCAAGGAACCCTATAAAAGGTAATTACATCCTTCAATGTGGTGTTTAGCTTCTTTGTAGCCCATAGTCATTTTGTAACATTTAAGCCATGGTCAATTTGTCACATTACTCCAAAATCATGTTTTACTTGATACTGTCATTTTCTGTTTTTTGCAGATAATGGAGATTGCCAGTGTATTGCTCATAGAGTATTCTCCGGACTTTTGAGATCAGATGTCACTTGCATGTCTTGTGGATTTACTTCCACAACTTATGACCCTTGTGTAGACATTTCACTCAATTTGGATACAGTTAATTGCTCTTCAGCAGATTCACCTAACAAGTCTATCAAACATAATGATAATACATACGTATCTACTCTTTTGGGCTGTTTGGATTTATTTACAAGGCCAGAGAAGTTGGGGTCTGACCAGAAATTCTTCTGCGAAAATTGTCAAGAAAGGCAGGACTCACTGAAGCAAATGTCCATTAAACGGCTTCCGTTGGTGTTGTGCTTACATATTAAACGATTTGAGCACTCTTCAATCAGAAAGATGTCAAGGAAAATTGATCGTTATTTGCAATTTCCTTTCAGTTTAGACATGAACCCCTATTTATCCTCCTCTGTGGTCAGAAGCAGATTTGGAAATAGAATTTTTCCTTTTGAGGGCAATGACTCGGATACTTCTGCAGAATTTGAGATTTTTGCTGTTGTTACTCATTCTGGGATGTTAGATGCAGGACATTATGTGACTTATTTGCGTCTGAAAGAACAGTGGTACAAATGTGATGATGCATGGGTTACTGAAGTTGATGAGGGGATAGTTAGAGCTTCACAGTGTTATATGTTGTTCTATGTGCAGAAAATGCTTTATTACAAAGAAAATGAGGACTTGAGTAGCCAGCCACTAGTTCCTTCTCAGAGCGACCCCTTTGTTGCTATAAATGGTTGTTGCTAAAGCCGAAGCTAATCAAGTGTTAAGTAGATCAAATAATGCCTGAGATTGACTAAACCCCGAGTGAGACAGGAAAAAAGATATTCTTCACTGATGTGTGGCCTCTTTTGCATCAAATCTCCTGGCCCAGGACATGATTAACCACGGCTATCAAGTTTGTGCCATGGAAGGCTAGGATGATAAGATCAGTGCTGATATTTGTTTAATACCCACTGCAATAAGTTCTCTTTTGAAGGTATTTTAAGATTAGTCTCTTCATCAACTGAAAGCAATATTGACCAAAAAAGAGTGGAGCCACTTCATCATAACATCATTTGCATGCCCCAGCTCTTTACAAAATTTCTTGTTTCAGGAATCTCTGACTGCAGTAAGACATGTACAGTACAGATATGATATTTATTCATCAACAAATTGATTACTAAACAACTAATAGAGTTTGACATTTCCAAATTCAGCATCTTGGTGGTGATTATTGGTTTCTGGTTTTTCTTCCAATATACTCGCTGCATACATGATGAAACTGTTCAAAAAAGAAGCTGCACTTTTGTCATTCATCTTATGAAAGCATTATTTTACTGCATAGATTGACTTGATTGTTTCAATTTACAGTGTAgagatggtttttttttttttcaaaggaaTTGTAAATGCTGCTACCAGTGTTGCATTTCTTGCTTCTTTCCGGGGATAAAAATCGGGGTTAGCTTTCTTCTCTGGTTGAGAAGAAGTAATGGATATGAATATATGATTTTCATCTAGTAATGTAGAGCTAATTGCAAGCATGGGTGGATTCAAGTTGAATTGGTTAGGGCTTGAATCATGTTTGGCTTGAATAAACCAAATTCAAGCTAAAGTAATTTGAGTTTGTTGAGCCCGAGCTTGGTTCGAGATTGCCGTTATCACTGCAGCTCGTTTTATTAacgatttttcttcttcttcaaaggTGATTATTCTCCTTTTATGATGTTATTGGTTACCAATTTGAGCAAGTTCAAACTCGAACGGACTATTTTAGATTTTAGCTAAATTTGAACTCGCTTTTGTTTAAGCTCGAATTGAATCCCCCTCTAATTGCAATTAAGGTTGAATGTTGAGTAAAGGGTACATGATAAAAATGCTCTAGTTATATGCAAACAGAATGGATAAAGTAATTGAGGTGATCTGGCTTCAGCCATGGCGCTTTAAAGTAATGTTAAACAGTTCAAAAGTGTATTGTTGAAACTGAAAAGACTCTCAGCAAAGCGATATCATATACAAAAcaatttcattgaaaatgattaaaaaagaagaaacagatAATGATGAGACTTAGAAATTTTAAGTGCAACACATGGGGGTAGGCCACCTGATCCTATTGAGGGCCAATGCTCACTGCAAAAGATTGCAGATGATTTGTTACTGCAAGAATGCTTTCCGCAAACAGCCACAGGCGGTTTTTGGTAGAGTAGGCCTTGCCAAATTCCACCTAATGCATGTTTTCTTTGTCTTAGCAAGTTCTGGACATGGGTGGATTTAGTCTGAATTGGGTTCcaacaataattaaattgagttcatctcaaatttgaaatagtaaacttgagtttgagttcgtcCTTGGTACATATCAACGTCAACTCCAGAATTAATTTTAGAGGACAACTTAACTATGCCGATCTAACATAGTTTAACGATAAATGTAAAATGGGgacttattt is part of the Mangifera indica cultivar Alphonso chromosome 13, CATAS_Mindica_2.1, whole genome shotgun sequence genome and harbors:
- the LOC123194096 gene encoding probable steroid-binding protein 3, encoding MEFTPQQLLQYNGTDSSKPIYVAIKGRVFDVTTGRSFYGPGGAYAMFAGKDASRALAKMSKNDEDITPSLDGLSEKEIGVLDDWEKKFEAKYPVVGRVAS
- the LOC123195117 gene encoding ubiquitin C-terminal hydrolase 22, giving the protein MSIRNPLYTNPKPCKHLADYKLKNGLSGFKSLQNLLKTNPNGKSSVKIHPTEIPRCSFCNGYQERLYICLICSSVSCSIHCVSHTESETGHDIAVDIERSELYCVVCCDQVYDPDFDKIVMLKHITDLPRNRNGIDEAGGVMRRSSKRRRLLAGEQLDLKNSKLLISMRDQRAKSCYPLGLRGLNNLGNTCFMNSVLQALLHAFPFRNHFLSDQQNHEVCRKKSSDRLCLHCDIVVIFSAVFSGDRTPYSPAQFLYSWWRHSANLASYEQQDAHEFFISVLDGIHEKEGKARNPIKDNGDCQCIAHRVFSGLLRSDVTCMSCGFTSTTYDPCVDISLNLDTVNCSSADSPNKSIKHNDNTYVSTLLGCLDLFTRPEKLGSDQKFFCENCQERQDSLKQMSIKRLPLVLCLHIKRFEHSSIRKMSRKIDRYLQFPFSLDMNPYLSSSVVRSRFGNRIFPFEGNDSDTSAEFEIFAVVTHSGMLDAGHYVTYLRLKEQWYKCDDAWVTEVDEGIVRASQCYMLFYVQKMLYYKENEDLSSQPLVPSQSDPFVAINGCC